In the Sorghum bicolor cultivar BTx623 chromosome 4, Sorghum_bicolor_NCBIv3, whole genome shotgun sequence genome, CGTCGGCGGCCACCAAGAATGCGCACGGAAACCGCCGTCCCCACCGCGTGAAGACGCCCACCGACCGTGCCGGCGGCGAGAACCCCGAGTGGGACGCGCCCCTGCGGCTCTACCTCCCCGAGCCCgaggcctcgccgccgccggcggagcGGGAACAGGAAGCAGCGGGCAAGAACAGAGCAGGCGACGACGTCCTCCTGCTGGTGCGGTTCGAGCTCAAGGCGGAGGTGGCCGTGCTCGGGGACGTgctcgccgcgtccgccgcggtGCCGGTCCCCGACCTCGTCGCCGACGGGCGGACGCGCCGCGTGTCCTACCAGCTGGCGGGCCCCGACGGCAGGCAGCCCAATGGCGTCATCTCCTTCTCCTACACCTTCCACCAACAAcgaaacgacgacgacgaccaccaCCAGACCGGCGACGCCGAGCTCGTCGCCGCGCCCCCCTGCCCCACCTCGCCGGTGTCCAGT is a window encoding:
- the LOC8056809 gene encoding uncharacterized protein LOC8056809, whose protein sequence is MERLRRRPQPAAIDITWVSCRGVRSSLPFHTPCLYASVSVTPSSAATKNAHGNRRPHRVKTPTDRAGGENPEWDAPLRLYLPEPEASPPPAEREQEAAGKNRAGDDVLLLVRFELKAEVAVLGDVLAASAAVPVPDLVADGRTRRVSYQLAGPDGRQPNGVISFSYTFHQQRNDDDDHHQTGDAELVAAPPCPTSPVSSPVAQPPPTTAAPRLYPAIEWPLTEEIPIYHTPLPLAGAAAVTLANSRYYPPPPSSATPVEVEPVAVYPPAPETSSCSLYPSVLPASAMYPPVDLAPVSCYPPAPRWDDRCLYS